Proteins encoded by one window of Myripristis murdjan chromosome 1, fMyrMur1.1, whole genome shotgun sequence:
- the adamtsl7 gene encoding thrombospondin type-1 domain-containing protein 4, with translation MWFVFMDFSAFLVLGDQLYCVWVMGAQMQTASQTDRQPDRQRKDTLARVPFTLPPLALASFTELHGITDRLSLTHAASTGRAVGLLLLTLPLCLVFPPSGALSRDTKASLPPLEGFQVVKGNFSQLYLSVGYHKIAEIPAGAHNITIQETIKSRNYLALRTQRGVSIISGNWVIDRPGIFIAAGTQLTYRRPNEIRSRSGESITAPGPLTEDLHVFLIYQQPGPRVYYEYSVPSENTHPSPEPDTPPDILSLVETVGPAGPGEDPHHADVTNNDIIKEKPHPNQVPSDPEVNPDPRPAYSWARTGHTECSATCGIGRRQVLWGCVERDSQTTVPVDLCDPDLQPTNQEEDCSTQHCPAYWDLGEWSECSKRCGPGTQHRQVICRQVTHIHSDGTETVVSVAPELCGSSDRPETKSSCQLKICSQWQRRSEWSPCSVPCGVGQRSREVVCVSDQGDVEEDEECNMGLKPDTLQNCDMGACARSWFTSLWSQRCSAECGKGNRTRRAMCLTDHVTDLPLDSCDGERPPEVTLCDLGPCQKRLEWYTGPWGQCSAECGNGMQTRSVACLLQDDGHMEVVDQLKCSHLPQPISSQPCQLKPCGVQWYVTDWSSCSRSCSGGYRVREVRCLTDNIVPSDRCDPDSIPESREECNTEPCVAEINPSCRDQYHNCMVVVQARLCIYPYYRTACCASCSRATKAYPNAFQKNYIRR, from the exons ATGTGGTTTGTGTTCATGGACTTCAGTGCCTTCCTTGTGCTTGGGGATCAGCTGTATTGTGTCTGGGTGATGGGGGCTCAAATGCAGACAGCCAGCCAGACggacagacagccagacaggcagagaaaagatACATTGGCGCGAGTTCCCTTCACGCTGCCTCCGCTGGCCTTAGCAAGCTTCACGGAGCTTCACGGGATCACAGACCGCTTGTCTCTCACACATGCTGCTTCCACG GGTCGAGCTGTCGGTCTCCTGCTGCTcaccctgcctctctgtcttgtcttcccacCCTCGGGTGCTCTTTCCCGGGATACTAAAGCCAGCCTACCACCTCTGGAG ggttTTCAGGTGGTGAAGGGCAACTTCTCTCAGTTGTACCTCAGTGTGGGTTACCACAAGATAGCAGAGATCCCTGCAGGAGCTCACAACATCACCATACAGGAGACCATAAAGAGCAGAAACTACCTgg CTCTCCGGACGCAAAGGGGCGTCTCCATCATCAGTGGTAACTGGGTGATTGACAGGCCCGGGATCTTCATCGCTGCAGGAACACAGCTGACCTACCGACGGCCCAATGAAATCCGCTCTCGCAGTGGAGAGTCTATCACTGCACCTGGGCCACTCACAGAGgacctgcatgttttt CTGATCTACCAGCAGCCAGGTCCCAGAGTATACTATGAGTACAGCGTgccttcagaaaacacacaccccAGTCCTGAGCCAGACACACCCCCTGATATACTGTCCCTGG TCGAGACAGTGGGCCCAGCCGGCCCAGGTGAGGACCCGCACCATGCCGATGTCACcaacaatgacatcatcaaggAGAAACCCCATCCCAACCAGGTTCCCTCCGACCCCGAGGTGAACCCTGACCCCCGGCCCGCCTACAGCTGGGCTCGGACGGGACACACAGAGTGCAGCGCCACCTGTGGCATTG GTAGGCGCCAGGTGCTCTGGGGGTGTGTGGAGAGAGATTCCCAGACCACTGTTCCCGTTGACCTCTGTGACCCTGACCTGCAACCCACAAACCAGGAAGAGGACTGCAGTACCCAGCACTGCCCTGCAta CTGGGACCTGGGGGAGTGGTCAGAATGCAGCAAGAGGTGTGGGCCTGGCACCCAGCAccgccaggtcatctgccgccaGGTAACCCACATCCACAGCGATGGGACAGAGACTGTGGTTTCTGTGGCACCGGAGCTGTGCGGCTCGTCTGACAGGCCAGAAACCAAATCTTCCTGTCAGCTGAAGATTTGTAGCCAGTGGCAGAGACGCTCTGAGTGGAGCCcg tGTTCAGTGCCATGTGGGGTGGGGCAGCGCAGCagggaggtggtgtgtgtgagtgaccaGGGGGACgtggaggaagatgaggagtgTAACATGGGCCTGAAGccagacacactgcagaacTGCGACATGGGAGCCTGTGCTCGCAGCTGGTTCACCTCCCTCTGGAGCcagcgg TGTTCTGCAGAGTGTGGTAAAGGCAATCGAACCCGGAGAGCAATGTGCCTGACGGATCATGTGACTGATCTCCCATTGGACAGCTGCGACGGAGAACGCCCACCTGAAGTGACATTGTGTGACTTGGGACCATGCCAAAAGCGCCTGGAGTGGTACACAGGACCGTGGGGACAG TGTTCTGCAGAGTGTGGGAATGGCATGCAGACCCGGAGTGTGGCCTGTCTTCTCCAGGATGATGGTCACATGGAGGTCGTGGACCAGTTGAAATGTTCCCACctgcctcagccaatcagctctcagcccTGCCAGCTGAAGCCGTGTGGCGTCCAGTGGTACGTCACAGACTGGAGCTCA TGCTCCCGCTCCTGCAGTGGTGGCTACCGCGTGCGTGAGGTGCGTTGCCTTACCGACAACATCGTTCCAAGTGACCGCTGTGACCCCGACTCGATCCCAGAGAGTCGAGAGGAATGCAACACTGAGCCGTGTGTTGCCGAGATAA ACCCATCATGCAGGGACCAGTACCATAACTGTATGGTGGTGGTGCAAGCCCGGCTCTGCATCTATCCTTACTACAGGACTGCTTGCTGTGCCTCCTGCTCCCGGGCCACCAAAGCGTACCCCAACGCCTTCCAGAAGAACTACATCCGCAGGTGA
- the ptpn9b gene encoding tyrosine-protein phosphatase non-receptor type 9 isoform X1 produces the protein MAEALTTQEELAVEEFLSEVRSREQPHSAGLVSEPTAVKFLMARKFDVSRAIDLFQAYKNTRIKEGIFNINPDEEPLRSELLSGKFTVLPGRDAKGAALALFTARLHRPDITTHKAVLQAIIYQLDKAIESVQTQRDGLIFIYDMTNSSYGNFDYELCVKILNLLKGAFPARLKCVFIVSSPLWFRAPFAVLRLFVREKLRERVCTVKAHELANHIPVSSLPEHLGGTSQYSHVAWIQSCVNTHTNSAPGDTQVHDTHDCVGSLLRSYSLESSNTSAGATLSHTHINTQLGSELPVANSNCYDDSNANPHNHCGVEGRTRGQGQYQQGSHSAPSRPQGNHQHWNGSAVSGANVAVSGTSPNANMNGRGRQPPPQSDTPPDTPLHEKGDRDMPVGKTTDSANRSLNEEVLEDEEIEEEEGLPPLPQKSLPRPPHQPSSQCPPPSSSWGPEDEDPCMEVSVHMPEQGGMTVHELVEHVKRKKKKGIYQEYEEIRKEPPSGTFDYSKKLSNQIKNRYSDVLCLDQSRVRLCQLCDDDDETSDYINASFMDGYKRSNAYIATQGPLPKTFVDFWRMVWEQMVLIIVMTTRVVERGRVKCGQYWPLEEGRTEQHGYFLVRNTHIQVFQDFKLSHLELYNTQTGERREVCHYLYVSWPDFGVPKSASAMLDFREHVLQRQEAAVQSLDPSWTGPPGGPPVVVHCSAGIGRTGTFCTLDICLSRLEDIGTVDVRQTVRRMRTQRAFSIQTWDQYYFCYMAVIEYAQRHGKLSPVQWSDSDLETDSE, from the exons ATGGCGGAAGCCCTGACAACTCAGGAGGAGCTG GCAGTGGAGGAGTTCCTGAGTGAGGTGCGGAGCAGGGAGCAGCCCCACAGTGCTGGTCTTGTCTCCGAGCCTACAGCTGTCAAGTTCCTTATGGCCCGCAAGTTTGACGTCTCCAGAGCCATCGACCTCTTCCAAGCATACAAG AACACAAGAATCAAAGAGGGCATCTTCAACATCAATCCTGACGAGGAGCCCTTACGCTCTGAGCTGTTGAGTGGAAAGTTCACTGTCCTG CCTGGCCGTGATGCCAAGGGTGCCGCCCTAGCACTCTTCACTGCTCGTCTTCATCGGCCAGACATCACTACTCACAAAGCTGTGCTGCAGGCCATCATCTATCAGCTGGACAAAGCCATAGAAAG TGTGCAAACTCAGAGAGACGGcctcatatttatttatgacatGACCAACTCCAGCTACGGAAACTTTGACTATGAGCTCTGTGTCAAAATCCTGAACTTGCTCAAG GGTGCATTTCCAGCTCGTCTAAAGTGTGTCTTCATTGTGTCGTCGCCTCTTTGGTTTCGGGCCCCCTTTGCTGTTCTCCGCCTCTTTGTGCGTGAGAAGCTGAGAGAAAGG GTGTGCACAGTGAAAGCCCATGAGTTGGCCAATCACATCCcagtctcctccctcccagAGCACCTGGGCGGGACATCCCAGTATAGCCATGTGGCCTGGATCCAGTCCtgcgtcaacacacacacaaactctgccCCTGGTGATACACAAGTGCATGACACACACGACTGCGTGGGAAGTCTGCTGCGCTCCTACAGCTTGGAGAGCAGCAACACTAGCGCGGGCGCTACACTGTCCCACACCCATATAAATACACAGCTAGGTTCTGAGCTACCCGTGGCTAATTCTAACTGCTACGATGATAGCAATGCTAACCCCCACAACCACTGCGGGGTGGAGGGCAGGACTCGAGGCCAAGGCCAGTACCAGCAGGGCTCACATTCTGCTCCCAGCAGGCCACAGGGGAACCACCAACACTGGAATGGCTCAGCGGTGAGTGGGGCAAATGTGGCTGTTAGTGGCACTAGCCCCAATGCTAACATGAATGGCCGTGGTCGGCAGCCCCCTCCTCAGTCGGACACCCCTCCTGACACCCCGCTGCACGAAAAAGGTGATAGAGATATGCCGGTTGGCAAGACAACAGACTCTGCCAATAGATCTCTGAATGAGGAAGTACTGGAGGATGAAGAAattgaggaagaggaagggttACCCCCATTGCCCCAGAAGTCTTTGCCACGCCCCCCTCACCAGCCATCCTCCCAGTGCCCACCCCCGTCCTCCTCATGGGGTCCTGAGGATGAGGATCCCTGCATGGAGGTGTCTGTTCACATGCCAGAGCAGGGAGGAATGACAGTGCATGAGCTGGTGGAGCAcgtgaagaggaagaagaagaaagggattTACCAGGAATACGAGGAGATCCGCAAGGAGCCACCATCAGGCACCTTTGACTACTCCAA GAAGCTGTCAAATCAGATAAAGAATAGGTACAGTGATGTCCTCTGTCTGGACCAATCGCGAGTGCGACTCTGCCAGCTCTGTGATGACGACGATGAG ACATCAGATTACATAAATGCCAGTTTCATGGACGGGTACAAGAGGAGTAATGCCTACATCGCTACTCAGG GTCCTTTGCCAAAGACTTTTGTTGACTTCTGGCGCATGGTGTGGGAACAGATGGTACTGATCATTGTCATGACCACCAG GGTGGTGGAGCGTGGCCGTGTGAAGTGTGGTCAGTACTGGCCTCTTGAGGAGGGCAGGACTGAGCAGCACGGATACTTTTTGGtcaggaacacacacatccaggtgTTCCAGGACTTCAAACTCTCCCATCTTGAGCTCTACAACACACAG ACTGGTGAGAGGCGGGAGGTGTGTCACTACCTCTACGTCAGCTGGCCAGACTTTGGTGTGCCCAAGAGTGCGTCGGCCATGTTGGATTTCCGTGAGCATGTACTTCAGAGGCAGGAGGCAGCAGTCCAGAGCCTGGACCCCAGTTGGACGGGGCCTCCAGGGGGCCCCCCTGTGGTCGTTCATTGCAGTGCCGGCATCGGCCGCACAG GCACGTTCTGTACACTGGACATCTGCCTGTCCCGGCTCGAAGACATCGGCACAGTCGATGTTCGTCAGACAGTACGGCGGATGCGTACACAGAGGGCTTTCAGCATCCAGACCTGGGACCAGTACTACTTCTGCTACATGGCAGTCATTGAGTATGCCCAGCGCCATGGGAAACTGAGCCCAGTGCAGTGGTCTGACTCAGACCTAGAGACTGAcagcgagtga
- the ptpn9b gene encoding tyrosine-protein phosphatase non-receptor type 9 isoform X2 — translation MARKFDVSRAIDLFQAYKNTRIKEGIFNINPDEEPLRSELLSGKFTVLPGRDAKGAALALFTARLHRPDITTHKAVLQAIIYQLDKAIESVQTQRDGLIFIYDMTNSSYGNFDYELCVKILNLLKGAFPARLKCVFIVSSPLWFRAPFAVLRLFVREKLRERVCTVKAHELANHIPVSSLPEHLGGTSQYSHVAWIQSCVNTHTNSAPGDTQVHDTHDCVGSLLRSYSLESSNTSAGATLSHTHINTQLGSELPVANSNCYDDSNANPHNHCGVEGRTRGQGQYQQGSHSAPSRPQGNHQHWNGSAVSGANVAVSGTSPNANMNGRGRQPPPQSDTPPDTPLHEKGDRDMPVGKTTDSANRSLNEEVLEDEEIEEEEGLPPLPQKSLPRPPHQPSSQCPPPSSSWGPEDEDPCMEVSVHMPEQGGMTVHELVEHVKRKKKKGIYQEYEEIRKEPPSGTFDYSKKLSNQIKNRYSDVLCLDQSRVRLCQLCDDDDETSDYINASFMDGYKRSNAYIATQGPLPKTFVDFWRMVWEQMVLIIVMTTRVVERGRVKCGQYWPLEEGRTEQHGYFLVRNTHIQVFQDFKLSHLELYNTQTGERREVCHYLYVSWPDFGVPKSASAMLDFREHVLQRQEAAVQSLDPSWTGPPGGPPVVVHCSAGIGRTGTFCTLDICLSRLEDIGTVDVRQTVRRMRTQRAFSIQTWDQYYFCYMAVIEYAQRHGKLSPVQWSDSDLETDSE, via the exons ATGGCCCGCAAGTTTGACGTCTCCAGAGCCATCGACCTCTTCCAAGCATACAAG AACACAAGAATCAAAGAGGGCATCTTCAACATCAATCCTGACGAGGAGCCCTTACGCTCTGAGCTGTTGAGTGGAAAGTTCACTGTCCTG CCTGGCCGTGATGCCAAGGGTGCCGCCCTAGCACTCTTCACTGCTCGTCTTCATCGGCCAGACATCACTACTCACAAAGCTGTGCTGCAGGCCATCATCTATCAGCTGGACAAAGCCATAGAAAG TGTGCAAACTCAGAGAGACGGcctcatatttatttatgacatGACCAACTCCAGCTACGGAAACTTTGACTATGAGCTCTGTGTCAAAATCCTGAACTTGCTCAAG GGTGCATTTCCAGCTCGTCTAAAGTGTGTCTTCATTGTGTCGTCGCCTCTTTGGTTTCGGGCCCCCTTTGCTGTTCTCCGCCTCTTTGTGCGTGAGAAGCTGAGAGAAAGG GTGTGCACAGTGAAAGCCCATGAGTTGGCCAATCACATCCcagtctcctccctcccagAGCACCTGGGCGGGACATCCCAGTATAGCCATGTGGCCTGGATCCAGTCCtgcgtcaacacacacacaaactctgccCCTGGTGATACACAAGTGCATGACACACACGACTGCGTGGGAAGTCTGCTGCGCTCCTACAGCTTGGAGAGCAGCAACACTAGCGCGGGCGCTACACTGTCCCACACCCATATAAATACACAGCTAGGTTCTGAGCTACCCGTGGCTAATTCTAACTGCTACGATGATAGCAATGCTAACCCCCACAACCACTGCGGGGTGGAGGGCAGGACTCGAGGCCAAGGCCAGTACCAGCAGGGCTCACATTCTGCTCCCAGCAGGCCACAGGGGAACCACCAACACTGGAATGGCTCAGCGGTGAGTGGGGCAAATGTGGCTGTTAGTGGCACTAGCCCCAATGCTAACATGAATGGCCGTGGTCGGCAGCCCCCTCCTCAGTCGGACACCCCTCCTGACACCCCGCTGCACGAAAAAGGTGATAGAGATATGCCGGTTGGCAAGACAACAGACTCTGCCAATAGATCTCTGAATGAGGAAGTACTGGAGGATGAAGAAattgaggaagaggaagggttACCCCCATTGCCCCAGAAGTCTTTGCCACGCCCCCCTCACCAGCCATCCTCCCAGTGCCCACCCCCGTCCTCCTCATGGGGTCCTGAGGATGAGGATCCCTGCATGGAGGTGTCTGTTCACATGCCAGAGCAGGGAGGAATGACAGTGCATGAGCTGGTGGAGCAcgtgaagaggaagaagaagaaagggattTACCAGGAATACGAGGAGATCCGCAAGGAGCCACCATCAGGCACCTTTGACTACTCCAA GAAGCTGTCAAATCAGATAAAGAATAGGTACAGTGATGTCCTCTGTCTGGACCAATCGCGAGTGCGACTCTGCCAGCTCTGTGATGACGACGATGAG ACATCAGATTACATAAATGCCAGTTTCATGGACGGGTACAAGAGGAGTAATGCCTACATCGCTACTCAGG GTCCTTTGCCAAAGACTTTTGTTGACTTCTGGCGCATGGTGTGGGAACAGATGGTACTGATCATTGTCATGACCACCAG GGTGGTGGAGCGTGGCCGTGTGAAGTGTGGTCAGTACTGGCCTCTTGAGGAGGGCAGGACTGAGCAGCACGGATACTTTTTGGtcaggaacacacacatccaggtgTTCCAGGACTTCAAACTCTCCCATCTTGAGCTCTACAACACACAG ACTGGTGAGAGGCGGGAGGTGTGTCACTACCTCTACGTCAGCTGGCCAGACTTTGGTGTGCCCAAGAGTGCGTCGGCCATGTTGGATTTCCGTGAGCATGTACTTCAGAGGCAGGAGGCAGCAGTCCAGAGCCTGGACCCCAGTTGGACGGGGCCTCCAGGGGGCCCCCCTGTGGTCGTTCATTGCAGTGCCGGCATCGGCCGCACAG GCACGTTCTGTACACTGGACATCTGCCTGTCCCGGCTCGAAGACATCGGCACAGTCGATGTTCGTCAGACAGTACGGCGGATGCGTACACAGAGGGCTTTCAGCATCCAGACCTGGGACCAGTACTACTTCTGCTACATGGCAGTCATTGAGTATGCCCAGCGCCATGGGAAACTGAGCCCAGTGCAGTGGTCTGACTCAGACCTAGAGACTGAcagcgagtga